The Brachionichthys hirsutus isolate HB-005 chromosome 17, CSIRO-AGI_Bhir_v1, whole genome shotgun sequence genome segment GGTCCGCCCCGCTATCAGCCAGgataaacagcagcagaggaatggATGCAGATGAGAGCGCCTGATTGGACGGGCTCGTAAACGCTCTGGCTCTGATAACGGCTCTGCTGTTTTCACCAAAcactgctgacctttgaccttttcacAACCCTGACTCCAAACAAGTCATCCCAGAAGCACGCCGCATCCCTCCGGTGAGACGAGGACATCgtcccgccccccccaggaATGAAGACTCAGACACAGAGACGCTCCACCAACAGAAGACGCTGCCTCCTTTTATTCACAGTTCAAACGCCAGCGTGCCACGCCCGTCCCAGGAGGACCGGCCCGTGGACCAGCCCGTCCCAGGAGGACCGCTCCGTGGACCGGCCCGGCCCAGGAGGACCGCTCCGTGGACCGGCCCGTCCCAGGAGGACCGGCCCGTGGACCGGCCCGGCTCAGGAGGACCGCTCCGTGGACCGCTCCGTGTATAACCTCTGTTTTATGTAGTTCTCCCCGATGGCTCCTCAACGGCGTTCCCTCTGCGTGGGAAGCTCTTCGTTGTGTTGGATACACGGCGGCGATCTGAAGGCATCTGTACGCGTTACAGGATTGAAGCTCCGCCCTCAGGGTGGCGCCGAAGGTCACACACCTGTCCATTCACTTCCTCATTTTGTTCTTCCACTAAAAGCAGCGTAAATATTCGGACTGATTTGATTTTGCTGAATTTCACCTTCAGCCTCCTCTCATTGTAACGGTTGAGTCGTGCCCCCCCTGGTGGCCAGAGGCATTACAGCAGCAGTGAAACCAAGGCTAACGCTACGTTCGGGGGCTTAATGCTCCTGGTAGGCGCcgcacaatgtgtgtgtgtgcgcgtgtgtgtgtgtgtgcgtgtgtgtgtgtgcgtgtgtgtgtgcgtgtgtgtgtgtgtgtgtgcgtgtgtgtgtgcgtgtgtgtgtgcgtgcatgtcgAGTACCAGGGACGTGGAGGTCGGCTCAACGCGACCTGGATCGGATACGCATCCAAGTGGTCTGGGTCAGACCCGGGTCACACGTGAAAATACTTTTAAACCAGTTCAACCAGCACAAACCGGTTTAAACCAGTTCCCGCTCTGGGCTGGACTCACCACTCCTAACCCCGAGGGTGATCCTTCCTAGTCCAGATTTGTATGaaatttaaatacataaaataaaaactcctaCTTTAAGGCAATAAATAACGTTCGAGGACGGCCGAGCGTTACGAGCTGCTCTCCTGCGCGATCAATAACAAAGCAGCATCTAAGATCCTGAGTCTTCTCAGCCGTTCAGAAATCGATACTCGATACTGGTGGACTCGAGCCTCGCGTTGCCGTGCCGACGCCGGGTGTTCATTTGCCGCCGTCTCCTCGCAGCCGTCTCTCGTGCTGCCGCTTGGTGATGAAGTACTTGAAGAACTCGTAGACGGACCAGCTGATGGCGGTAGAGGGCATCTGGTAGATGACCCGGGCCTGGGCGCCTTTGAAGAAGGCGGGCACGCCTCCCGTCCTGTACACGGTCCGAAAGGCCTCGCCCAGGCCGGAGATGCGGCGGCCGACCGCCCCGGCCTGGATCACGTGCACGGCCCGAGCCTCCTGCGTGTTGAGGAGCGTCTTGCAGACGTCCAGCGgcgtggtggcggcggcggccacgGCTCCGGCCAGCGCGCCGGACACGACGTGGGAGGAGGGGTCGTACCGTCGGCGCGGGTTCAGGCGCTCCTGGAGGTGCTCGTAGGTCATGAAGTGGAGCGCCTGGAAGGGCACGTTCATGGTCAGCTGCGTGGTGAAGCTGCGGTAGAAGGCGGCCGGACCCTCGCGCCGCAGCAGAGACGCCCCGCAGTCCAGAGCGCCGCGGTACGGCGAGTTGAACATCTGCATCCTCTGCTTCACGACTGGAGAGGATGAACACCAGGAAGCTGTTAATCATCCAACAGCGCCCCccggtggcgtgtgtgtgcgtgcacgggGGCTTTACCTTCAGCCGGGTTCATGATGGCGTCATGGAGCAGCGTGGCCATGCAGCCGGCGACTCCTGCAGGACGGCGAGGAGAGGTTAACACCATtcgatcgatcaatcaatcaatcaatcaatcaatcaatcgatcgatctatctatcaatcCGCTCCGTGGTTTCAGTGCAGCCTCTCACCGTTGGCAAAGTGACCGTTGGCGCCCGGATGAATCGCGTCACTCAGCGAGAACTTGATCTTCTCATAACTGGCAAAGTAGAGGGCGTGggcaggccccgcccccaccgccaACACGTTCACACCTCTGATTGGCCGCCACACGCCCTCCGTCTGCACGATGCGCCGCAGGGCGTCCATCACGTTCCTGTAGCGCGCCCCCGGCTCGGGGTGCAGGCTCTGCATACGAGTCTGACGGGAAAGCAGACATTTAGTTTAGAACCCATTAATTAAACGGCGTCCAATCAGGAGAAGCCGAGGCGAAGGAACACCGGAGCGATTTCAGGGCTCCGGACCAAGATGGAGCAATCAGGGAACTTTTCATAACATGCAATTAGggaaccgcccccccccccagtaaataTTTGGTAAATATTTGGAGCACGTCTGGCCTCGGGACAttccctccagctgcttctgggAAATGGAAACTCAGATAATATGCGCAGTCATCCTCCATTAACCCCTCCCACTCCGGTACCGTTGAAGCAGTGACTCCTCCCCAACCCAGGACGAAACCAGAACCGGTCCCACCTGGACCCAGGACGAAACCAGAATCGGTCCCACCTGGACCCAGGACAAAACCAGAATCGGTCCCACCTGGACTTTGTCGGCTAACAAATAAACCCAAGAGAGGCTTAATTGCCCTCAGGAGGCAAAGCCAGAAGGCAGCGaacacttcccccccccccccagcgccggTCCGCTGGAGAACCGGTCCTCGTCCCAATCCGGCCGGCGTTTCTCTCCGAATCATCCGCATCAACGCGCACATTTACTGGATCTGACGCATCACGAGTCTCCATGAAATGCCACAACAAAAAGTATTCTCACTCAAACATCCTTTCGGTCTCCGACGCACGAACGATTTGAAAAGGTCCTTTCACAAGTGACCCCGGTGCCATGGAAACCGGTCATGGAGCCAAGGAGACATGGCTTTGAATTAGCACCGCGTTCAGTATAAAGATTAACACGAATTGAACACGCAGGCTCAAGGGagatgcatgctgggtaaaGGTGAGTTTCTGTGACCCAGTTTGACCGTAATGACGTACGAACTACAACTGCGCTGTCCGATAATGGGTGCATGCTAGCCCTGCAGAGCTTTAGCTTGGGTGATATTTATGCTACGTGCTCGCCAGGTGAGACGAGGCGACCGCCAAAGCAGAGCCGGTTGCCGGGCGGCTACCCGATAAGAGACGGTCTAGTCGGGTCACCTTGTGCTGTCGCTTTACCTCTTAACTTAGCATCGGTTTGCTAACCCCGCGTTAGCTTGTAGCCTAGCCCATTCGAGCTCAGGCTTTTTTTGAGGCCTACATCCGGTCGGCTCTGGTTTGCTCAACCAGCGGATGTACCGAGGCGCGAACCGGGAGGGAAACGTTTCAAAACAGGCAGCGAGAAGGCTTCCTTTGCACCGATACCTTCACGCAGTCGACGGGATACATGAGGCAGTGCTCCATGACCCCGGCCACGGACCCCGCCAGCATGTGGGTGCTGCTGGCGACTCCCCGAGGCAGCCCTTCATAGTCCATTTCTGGCTCGACGGAGGTCGAGGGCTCCGGAGCGGTTCGGTGCAACTCCAGGGTAAAGTCCGGTTCCGCTGCCATTCTCGGTGAGAAGGACCCACCGAATCCTCCCGTGGCGTCCATCACCCTGCCACCCAGCCATCGAAACTCTGCCCTGGCTGCAGCGCCCGTGACCCGGCCGTCAACGCCCGGCGTTTCCACGGACACGAAACCGCCCGCTTCCATTCAAAGGATAGCGCTTAGTCCGTTTAGTGTCTTCAGCCTCTGGCGACCCGCCTCCGGGGCAGTTCGGTTACCGTAACCCACAGGCCGCAGGAAGTCCCGGCGGGTCGCCGCTACGGCGTGGAAGGCAGCAGTGGACGAACCGGTAACCGGGAATCCAGGCGGGATCTTTGTATATTTGTCAACCCAGGGAAGCGGCAGTCGATTGGACAGCTTGACCGTCAATCAGCGATAAGCCTTTCGATTGGTCAATATTGGAGGCGGGTAAATAAAGGGGCGGGATTCAAACTTCCCAATATTACGAAATGAATaacacttcctgcttctttAAGAAGTCGTGTTACGGAAAGCTTCAGCGTCAggttataaaaatataaatatattataaaaaatCATGACAAACACCGATTATCTATCAATTacttaaatgtttacatttagaaaataattctcacaaaaataaaatatgtggtGTATATTGTATTGAACAGCAGTACATGTTGTATTAACTGCGACCACTAGGCGGTGCTACCGTGACACTGAGTGGACATCAGGAAGACTCGTTGGATACTACGGTACCAACTAATAAACGAAACTAAAATTAAACTGAACGTAGCAGGCGATGTGTTTCTAACTAAAAAGTTCTCCGACATAATATTCCTACAACACTTGAATGCAGCGCGTAATTACGTTTAGTGATGACGTGTTGACGGAAGCGGTGACCGGAAGTCAGTCAGTCATTTCCCTTTCTTAGCTAGTCTTTCCAGTTTAAAGGGGATTCTGTGAGGTTAGGTGAGAAAGAAGACGTTTTATTATCCTCTACGTCGAAGGAGAAACTCATTTAATTCGCCGAGCGTCCCGTCGTGGCGCCGGAAGGACGTTTCCGGTTGTGTTTATAGTTGAGTTATAAGCCGGCTAGCATCTAGCCGCTAACTTAAATCAGACTCAGCAGGAGGCGTGCTTCGGGTGAGACACAGCCGTTCTGTTCTCACGCAGTCTGATTATATAACAGGAACAAGCTGCTCTTCTAAGATGGCTGTCAGCGCGGTTTAAGagcctttttctttcctccaggCGAAGGACAAGTCTCTGGAAAGGATCCTGAGCAGACTGCAGGAGCCATGAGGTGACGACTGGGACTCCTCGTTTCACCGCGGACTCATGGCGAGGTAATAAACTGATAATAATATTAACATACGTTGTTATTACAGCTTTCGCCGTGGCGTTTCCTTCCCGACAGGATCACCGTCTCCTGGTCCTGCAGCGTGAATCTGCTGCGGCTGGGCTGCGTTCCCCGGCAGagactgctgctgctcgggCTGTTGCTCTTCATCACGTCAaccgtcctcctcctcggagtCTACCAGAGGCAGCTGTGGGGCCCGCAGAGGCGGCCCCGATCCAGGGGCAACAAGTGAGCAGACATTGATCGTTGGAGATAGAAATCGACGGCCGTGCTCATAGAAACCGGTCCGTGTTCCTCGTGTGATTGGACAGAGCCCGTCTCCCTGTGTTCCCCGTCAGGTACCTCTCCACCGTAGAGTCCATGGAGGCCACTGACGTCCTGAACCCTGCTCTGAATTATGGGATCGTGGTGGACTGTGGCAGCAGTGGTTCTCGGGTCTTCGTGTACTACTGGCCCCCCCACAACGGGAACCCCCACACCCTGCTGGACATCCGGCAGATGAAGGACCGCGACCTGAAACCGGTCGTGAAGAAGATCAAACCTGGTGAGGGAGCAGAGCTCATATCAGGTTCCTGTAGTTCCTTTCATCCATTAAAGAAGGtcgcaatgcatgctgggaaaagaaATCCGGTTTTTAAGCAAGAATCCTAAAGGCAAAACCAAACGTTGACATCGAAACGATCACGAGGGTCGATTCCTTAACGAAGGTCGCCCCGGCGTGGACAGTTGGGCGTGTGCCGTGTTAAGCGCCGTCTGGATGTGCGTCCCTCAGGCGTCTCCACCCTGGCGCTCAAGCCGGCTCAGGCCAGCGACTACCTGCACCCCCTCCTCAGCTTCGCCGCTCAGCACGTCCCCCGGGACAAGCACAAGGAGACGCCGCTGTACATCCTCTGCACCGCCGGCATGAGGCTGCTGCCGGACGGGTAGGCGTGGCGTCTGCTGATCAGCCGCGTGTAATAATCAATCCACGCAGGTAACGGTCTGAATCGC includes the following:
- the LOC137906604 gene encoding mitoferrin-2-like, which encodes MEAGGFVSVETPGVDGRVTGAAARAEFRWLGGRVMDATGGFGGSFSPRMAAEPDFTLELHRTAPEPSTSVEPEMDYEGLPRGVASSTHMLAGSVAGVMEHCLMYPVDCVKTRMQSLHPEPGARYRNVMDALRRIVQTEGVWRPIRGVNVLAVGAGPAHALYFASYEKIKFSLSDAIHPGANGHFANGVAGCMATLLHDAIMNPAEVVKQRMQMFNSPYRGALDCGASLLRREGPAAFYRSFTTQLTMNVPFQALHFMTYEHLQERLNPRRRYDPSSHVVSGALAGAVAAAATTPLDVCKTLLNTQEARAVHVIQAGAVGRRISGLGEAFRTVYRTGGVPAFFKGAQARVIYQMPSTAISWSVYEFFKYFITKRQHERRLRGDGGK